Genomic DNA from Triticum dicoccoides isolate Atlit2015 ecotype Zavitan chromosome 4B, WEW_v2.0, whole genome shotgun sequence:
GTCAGGAAGTGAAGAAGCGATGTGTTTTCTTCAGTAAAATCAACCTGTCAAAATGCCACCTCATGATAAGAAACAAACGAAAAGTGCCACCTCATGGACTCAATGCTTCTTTTCGAGCATACAGcactatataatatatatatatatatatatatatatatatatatatatatatatagccatgctatagttctcttttttggggggcggACAAGCTTTGTTTCTATACAAAGTTGCAGACTATCAGTAGATGAACTCTGTCTCAAGTACAGCTCATGTTTCAACAGTAACAACATAAATAAAAGAGGTCCTTTCCTAACCTGAATCGGTGAAAATTCATAGAAGAAATATACACCAGGCGGAGGCCTTGGAAGGCCAATTGCTTCTCTAAAGTGCTCCGTCACAGAAAACTGCAGATGGAAGTCAAGTATTGGCCAGAAACTTTGGCTTGGTAATAAAATGTAAACATTAAAAAACCATGATGTTTACCTGATTTGAGTGAATCTTTCGCCCCCTAATATCTGTATAGATAGTAGGAACAACCTGTATAAAAAAGAGATGATTAGCAAACTGACGCAGAAGGTCGGCATCTCTTCATATACATAGCAGTATAATAGTGAACAGACCAATCATCTAGTTGTACTGAactgggttttccccttttattttctactccctccgttccaaaatagatgactcaattttgtactaactttagtacaaagttattacaaagttgggtcatctattttggaacagagggagtaatttgTAAGACTCTGTTCCGTTAACCCAGCTCCCCTTTTGGGAGGCGTGTGGAAAAAAAAGTGAGCAGACCAATTGAGGAATATGATAGCTTGATCAGTGTCAACATCTTACCTTCACAAAATACTGGTACATCCCTGTTAATCCAGTTGTCTGCTCCTGTTTCCACTCTACACTGAAATACTCGAGAGAATCAGGGACATGGAAAATTGTGAACCAAAGAGAGACAAAAAAAAGGTTGTTCGGCTTCATGAATTGAGAAACTGATTAGTAAGCACAGAATCGTACCCATCAAGAGGATTGACAACACCAGGAAACTCTTTCCCAAAGGACAGTTTGTTTATCTTGTGGCTTATCTGTTTCAGGGAAAGGGGGTAGTTGGCAATTAAAGGTCCATGTTTATGTTCAATATAATAATTGGACTGTAAATAGAAGGAAAAAATTCTACTTGCATTGTAATTTTCTGGCTGGAAGTTCAACATATCTTGAAGGAAGTTGAATGCATGGTCCAAGCTTTTTCCTGGGGCAAAGTGAAAATTTCCAGCAACTTTATTGACATCTACAAACCCATGAATGTTGCAACCTTCGCCTTGTTCATCTTTTAACCTTTGAACGAAGCCCTCTCTCTTGCACTGAAGAGCGTGTAAAGAAAGGAAAATAACAATAAGCAAAATACCAAAAGGCAGTCCACACTGATCAGTGGCAGACAGTAGCGACGGCAAGCTATAACTTGATAAAAGAACAGAAcagaatgcaataataagctaaaGGGATTTCTTTATCCATGTGGCTTTCGAAAAATTAATCAATGTGCTCTAAATAGAAGCTAATGAGAAGTGTGATATTTACCTAACAATAACACAAAAACAGTTGTATTACAAAATTCTTCTTTTGATGAACGCACAGTTCATAGACAATGGGAATGCTTACTAGCATATCACTAGATGAAGACCAAGTTACTGCTAGCATATGACAACATTAGAATGAATCCGTTAAGTATGAAGATACATGACTTAACGTATGTCGCAGGTACACCATACAAATTAGTCAGCTTGTGCTCTACCACATGTGGTTTACTGAGTTTATAATTAACTGTTGTAAGCTATTGCTTTAATAACTTCCTTTTTAGTAGATAAACAGACAAGAGGACCCAAGGAGTGCATCACATGTCACTATGGGGAACTACAGACATAGTATTTGCTAAGAACAATGTACAGGAACAAGATTATGCTATCAAATAGAAGTGGAGGAACATGAATGTCCAATACCTGATCAATTGATTCTACGTTAGTGAGTGCCCAACCTTTCTTCCGATAGGAATCACGAACTTCTTCACAGGAGTTACAACACTGGTCATCTGACTGGTATAATTGTAAGTGCAATATTAATGATATTTTCAATCTAACTGAAATTATTGCGGTAATAAGCTTAAGTATATGGTCAGGGTCATAAGATTGACATAAGCACATGATATCATTGCACTAGAGATACCTACCTCTTCGGAACCATAACAAGACCCACAGTAAACCTCATTGTGGTCAAGCCTTCCACCATGATTCTGCAATGGTCTTTCAATCTAGAAGAGGATCCAGAAGTTAGTTCAAAGTCAAGGAAGAACGATACCCCATTACATGCATATGTTGTGCACATATTTCCCATTTGTCATTTAATCTTTAATAGGAAAAACATATCAGTCACTTCAAGCCACCACCCACCAGGCCACCATGCTCTGAATATGCACGAATTGTAATTGGTTTCTCAATTGTGATTCTTTTTTTAGAATCACAGTACAGAAGCACGCTCACAAATatgtacactcacccctatgaacgcatgcatgcacaccctacccctatgaaaaCCTCTGAAAGACTGGGCCGGCAGGTCTTGAGATTGACAAAGCGTCAAaccttctaaccatccaaccacaggttagtTCTGTCTTGTGGTTTCCAATATATAACATGAAGAGTTACTCCCTGTGTTTCAAATATACGGCCTATTCTTGTGGTTTGCTAGTAACAAATACTATAACATGCATGCAAATTTaagattttgttttcttttatttaatcataTTCCCTCCTTTAACATCAACGAGTAAACAACCATAATAACACCATGAATAGCATGGTCCTTCAAATATTATTTCAGTTGCATGGCCTACTTGTTGGTCCCCGTACTTGAAAAAAATATGCCTTGTAAGCACAAATGAAGGGAGTAATACAGTAATACTAGATATTTCAACCCTAGGTGGTTCTCAAAAGGCATAACATGAACAGTCACTATCAACTGCAAGGCAGCTAGCAAGCTTACAATACAGCCATTCAAAATCCATGGAGGCAAAACTCATCAGCGATAGCATCGGCTATCTTGAGAGTAAAGAAAATGATTCACAAATTCAAGATCTGGTTATATTATCTATACAACTATTAAACAATCCAACATTTTCTTTTCTAAAGCCACCCCATTATGTATATGTAGGCTAATTTGTGCCACAGGATTATCCCATCTAATGAGATCTAATGGCCTAAATACATCTGACCGGAGGCCACGATTGCATGTAGCAATTAGTGTTGGCTGACCATTCTCCACCGGATCACACCTATCCCATCTCTATTCTCTCATCATCTCCTCTAATCACGGGAGGGGCCACGCCACAAAttctcaaaaacaaagaaaaaacatatCCCATCAATCATCTCCTCTAATCATGGGAGACAAAACCGCTGCTCTGAATCCCGTCTCCTCCCTCGGGAGGCACCCGCGCCGCCACCCATGCATGGCCCAGTTCCTCCATCTTGACCGTAGTTGCAGACGTGAAAacagatccgccgccgccccagcccctCATTCCTTTCCCTTCTTTCGCGCATCCGGCATTCAGTGCTATTGCGGAGGACATTGACTGGCGGCGGctcgactgatgcatgtccacgacGAGAATGGTGCCGCAACCGGTACAAGCGGCGTGAGCAGAGGCAGGGCTGGGGAGTGCCACGTGCGTAAGTTACGTCAAGCGCGGCCGATGACGGAAATCTCAGATCGTTTTTTCATCTCTCTCTTTACCAATCCTTCTTGCTTTGCCTCTTGTCTCTATCAATGCCACTGTATGCAAATTTTGTCATGTGCTCTAGTTTGAACCGAGCTTGATTTTTTCATTAAGATTCAGCGATGGTAGTATTGGGTTGGGTTGAGGTGCATCACTGCGTTGGGGTGTGGGGCGAAGTTGGCGGAGGTTGGAGGTCGGGCCCGACTGAGGGGGCGGCTGCTTTGGTATTGTGTTCATATGGGTTTTGCGATGGAGAGATGGATCAGCCTGAATTTTCTTTTCCTCTCCTGTCGCCTTCAAGAAGAAGAGGAGATGTCAAGTGGAAATATAACAGGGATGGAGGATGTTGTTAATTTGCTTCACAACAAAGTGTTTGGTGGTTTGGCTGTTGTTACTGGTATGTTTTTACTCTTGTCTTTGAATTACTCGGGCTCGGATATGGTACTGTCAAATTCATAAGCAACGATGTGCAGTGAGTATACCCTACGAGGATGGTTGATGCAAGCTCATGATTCTCACAAGTTCAATTCAAGgttggtgttactctatttttactatTGTTTCTTTATCAATATTTCAGTACTGGGGCAGAAAATATTTACCTATTATGTAGTTCTTCGTTGAAAGCTGAATGTATTGTTTAAAATGTTTTCCCTAGATGAAGGAAGTACAGTTTGCATGTAGTTTTTTACGGTTAGATGTTTATAGGAGTCTGTGTCATTTTCAGTCCAGCAAAATTTAAGTGAGTTCAAGTTTGCATTGAGCATTTTCCAGTTCTCTCTCCTCTTAGGATAATTTAGATAGTTTTACTGCATCATGCATATTCGCTTCGTGTCCTTTCTTTCCTTCGTGCTTAGTGAATGTAACTGATTGAACTTTCTATTGTTTTTGGTGTGTCAATAGACCCAGTTGTATTGCCCAGGGAGCCTGGAGGCGGGAGCAACACTGATGGTCACCACGGCAGTGGGTGACCGCCGGGAGGCAATGCACTTGCCCGGCGTCATTCAATTCACCAGCATTGGTGGCACCAAGGGCGACCGCAACCTCCGTGTTGGTGTTGCGTTGTGTCCGCACGCGACATAGTCTATGTTTTCATAGAGGCAGAACATTATATCAGGTTATTCAAATAGATGTCGTGCATTTGCTCATAATAATACAACTTTTGTCTTTATAAGTTATGATAAGTGTGCACGAAATGCTTTAATGTCATTTAGTTTATTAATATTAATATCACTATAATATATCACGCTTATCCAAGGTCTAGATTTAAGTATGTCACtgaggttgagagagagagagaggctggcaCCTTTTCTGATTAGTTATCTATGTATACATCCATTCCTAACAATCATATATAGCCCAATTTAATGTTATCTATGATTTATTTTCTCAATATGACTAATCATGTTGACCGATCGTCATTTACTCATTTATGTATAGAGCCAGTCCTAACAACCATATATAGTCAAACTAATGTTATCTCTGATTTCGCATGTCAATATTACAACTCATGCTTACTAATGCTATACTTGATTTATTAGCATGCATCGGGAGTATTCTTATGCTGGATTACTTCTTTGGAGTGCAAACAAAGCTGGTGTACCTTAGGAGGTGAAGAATAATAAGCTTGAAAATTTGATAATCTTAGTTTAAGACTTGCTCTGCAACGGAAAGTGCGGGTATTTTTTGGATTTATTGCTTTTGTGCTACTCTGCAAGTATGCTTGTTTTTGCCAATATAAGGACAAATATTTTTGCAACTCGTAGTTCCTTGTTTTTCTATACAAACAGAGGACAAATATTGCTccttgagacgtgcgttgcacgtgcacgctaACTAGTGATTGATCAATTGCAATTGATCTTGAATTAGCCGTGCTAAAACCACAAGCAGTTCAAGTTATCATAAATTGTTAGATAAAAATACAATAGTTTCAATAACACACTACTTCAGTTTGGGAAAACATACCTTAGGGGAACCAACTCCATCTTTTCTCGATTCAATTACATTACCAAGATGATCAATTCTTTTCTTCATTATGTCATGTCTCTGCAAAGTAGTCATTCAGCATTTCAAACAAGATAACAGATATATGCAGT
This window encodes:
- the LOC119290672 gene encoding endoplasmic reticulum-Golgi intermediate compartment protein 3-like — encoded protein: MELWSKLRSLDAYPKVNEDFYSRTLSGGLITIVSSLAILLLFFSEIRLYLYAATESKLTVDTSRGERLHINFDVTFPALPCSLVAIDTMDVSGEQHYDIRHDIMKKRIDHLGNVIESRKDGVGSPKIERPLQNHGGRLDHNEVYCGSCYGSEESDDQCCNSCEEVRDSYRKKGWALTNVESIDQCKREGFVQRLKDEQGEGCNIHGFVDVNKVAGNFHFAPGKSLDHAFNFLQDMLNFQPENYNISHKINKLSFGKEFPGVVNPLDGVEWKQEQTTGLTGMYQYFVKVVPTIYTDIRGRKIHSNQFSVTEHFREAIGLPRPPPGVYFFYEFSPIQVDFTEENTSLLHFLTNICAIVGGIFTVAGIIDSFVYHGHRAIKKKMEIGKLG